The genomic window GCACCCGGCGAGGACGGCGGGTCGGAACTGCGGGACGGACTCGCCGAATTCGGCTACGAACCGGCCGATATCGACCACGTCCTCGTGACTCACGTCCACAGCGACCATATCGGCCAACTCCCGGCGCTTCGAGACACCGGCGCGACGGTGCACGTCTCACAGGCGGCGATTTCGCGGCTCGAGCGCGATCTCGAGACCGTCCGGTCCGGACTCCGGGAGACGGCGCGATCGGCGGGCTATCGGGGCGAGGACGGCGACGACGTCCTCGAGGAGGAACTCGAGTCGCGCCGCAGGGACCGGCGATTAATCGATGCCGAAACCGTCCAGCCGTTCGATCCCGTGGGGCCGGTTTCTGTCGGTGGCCGCGAGTTCGAAGTCTTCGAGACGCCCGGCCACGAGATCGATCACTGTTGCTACGAGACGACTGTGGACGGAACGACGGTCCTCTTCGCGGGCGATACGCTCATCGAACCGTTCCGCGCCGGGGCCTTTCAGGTCGGGTTCGACCGCGGGGCCTACGAGGGGGTCGAGGCCTACGACGAGGCGATGGACCGGCTGGCCGAGACGACCGCGACGCACGTCTTCCCCGGCCACGGCCCTGCGTTCGAGGACCCCCAGCGCGTTATCCGGACGACGCGCGAGCGACTGGATACGCTCCTCGAGGAGACGCGGACGGCACTCGAGGCGATCGAACCCGCGACGCCGCTTTCGATCGCCGAAGAGCGGGTCGGAAACGTCCGCTATCACGCGCCGGTTCTCGATACGCTCGGGGCACTGGGAACGCTCGAGAACCGAGGCTCGGTTTCCTACGAGACCGACGACGGCGTCCGCTACTACGAAACGCAGTGAAAACGCCGATCCGGACCGGTCGCGACGGGGGCGGCGGGATTACCCCTCGCCTTCCTCGAGTTTGTACTTCTGGATCTTCCCGCTCGTCGTCCGCGGGAGTTCCTCGATGAACTCGATCTCGCGCGGGTGTTTGTAGCTGGCCATCTCCTCGAGACAGAACTCGGTGAGTTCCTCGGCCGTGATATCGCTGCCGAGGGCGACGCCCTCGGCGGGGACGACGAACGCCTTCGGCACCTCGTTGCGCCGGTCGTCCGGAATCCCGACGACGGCGACATCGGCGACGGCCTCGTGCTCGAGCAGGAGGTTCTCGAGTTCGCTGGGATAGACGTTGTAGCCAGCGGTGTTGATCATGTGCTTCTTGCGGTCGACGATCTCGTAGTAGTTGTTCCCGTCGCGGCGGGCGATGTCGCCGGTCCGGAAGTAGCCGTTCTCGGTGAAGGCCGCCTCGGTGGCCTCGGGCAGGTTGAGATACCCCTTCATGACCTGCGGCCCGCGGACGACGAGTTCGCCCTCCTCGCCGGGCGGGACTTCGTCGCCCGATTCGTCGACGATCTTGCAGTCGGTCATCCGCAAGGGCTGGCCGATCGTGCCGTGTTTCAGGCCGAACGTGGAGCCCGACTGCGTGTGGGTCGCGCCGTGGGTCTCGGTGAGGCCGTATCCCTCGGAGATATTCACGCCCGCAGTCTCCTCGAATCGCTCTTGGACTGCCGTCGAAAGCTTCGCGCCGCCCTCGGACGCTGACTCGAGGCTGGTGAGATCGTACTCGCCGAAGCCCTCGGCCTCGACCATGTCCGCGTACATCGTCGTCACGCCCACGAAGTGGGTGATTCCCTCGTCCTCGATGAGTTGCATGCACTCCTGGGCGTCCCACTCGAGTGCGCTACGGAAGTAGAGCCGCCCGCCGCCGACCAGCGGCTGGAGGGCGGTGTGCGTAAAACCGGTGATGTGGTACAGCGGGAGCCACGTCAGACTGCGGATGTCGTCGGGGTCGACGTCGACGTTCGAGGCGGTCAGCGGCCACAGGAGCTGTGCCCGCGTGTTGCCGTGGGTGAGCTGGACCCCCTTCGGATCGCCGGTCGTCCCGGAGGTGTAGGGCAGCAGCGCCACGTCGTCGTCGGCGCGGTCGACCAGCGTCGGCTCGCCGCGCAGTTCTTCGAAGGCGTGATCCTCGGGGTCCCGGGGCCAGTCCTCGCTTTGAATCGTGATGATTTCCGGCTCCATCCCCGCGTCCGTGATCGCCTCGTCGACCACCTCGCGCAGCGCCGGGTGGGTGACGATCGCCGTCGCTGCCGTGTCCTCGAGCTGGTAGGCCACTTCGCGGCGTTTGTACTGGGGATTGACCGGCGAGATCTCGACGCCGGCCTTGAACGCGCCGAGGGAGGCGACGAGGTACTGCGGGCAGTTCGGCAGGAAAACCAGCATCCGGTCGCCGGGCTCGAGGCCGAGATCGTGGAGGCCGCCGGCGAGTTCGGCTGTCCAGTCGCGTAGCTCGTCGTGGGTCCAGCGGCGGCCGTGGTGCTCCATCGCTTGGCTCCCGCCGTGGTGTACTGCGGTCTGGTCGAACAGTTTCGCGACGTTCCCCGCTCGCGCGGACTGATCGACCGCTTCCAGATCCATGATTTGTGGTACCGAGGGCCGTGCTTAAAATTGTACCCCACACAGTACCGGGACAGAGCATTCGATCGTACCGATAGGCTGCTGACTCGAGCGATACACTTACCACTGTTATTGTATTACGGACGACAAATGACCTCCGGGTCCGTCACGTGGCTCCGCAATCGGATCGACACCGCGGATATCGTCACGGTAGGTGTCTTCGCCGGCGTCCTCTTCGCTCTCGGCGTTGACGCATCCATCATCGGGATGGTCCTCGTGGCCGCAGTCATCGCGCCGCTCGGCGAAGTCGCGTTCGACAGCGCAGACATCGATCCGGCACTCGCTCGGATCGGGTTCGGTTCGTTTGCCGTCATCGCCGGTGTCGTCCAGTTCCGGGATGGCGGCCTCTGGTTCGGCAGCGCCCTCCTCGCGGCGGGTTGTTGGATCTGCCTCGACGGGTTGTATGCACGACACAGCGGCGGAGCGACCACCGATGGCGAACCGGACACGACTGCTGAGGCCATGACGAAAGACGAGGTTGCCCTTGTGGGCCAGCACAACCAGTGGGTTCTCGAGGCGCTCCGCGAGGCCGACCGCCCGCTCACCAGCGACGAAATCTGCGACCAGACCGGCCTTCCAAACGAGGACCTCGAGCGGCTACTGGAGATTCACGGCGAGTCGGGGCCGATCGAACGAGTCGGAAACGGGTATACGATCGACGAGGACGAGATGGGTGCCGGCCCGTTCGTCCGAAATCTCGTGGGGACGGTCAGTAGTCGGCTCGGTCGGCCGTTCCGGCTGTTTCGACTGGGTGACTGAGTCGACGGCCGACCTTCGGTACCGCGGGACCGTTCGCTTTGCGCGTCGCTAGTCTCGCTCCGCGTCAGCGTCCGGGTCCGCCGACTCGACGCGCTTGCCCGTCTCCATCGGGAGCACCTCCCGATCGGCACCGCTCCACTCCTGATCGAGTTCGCGGCCCTCGAACAACCGGTCGAGGAAGACGGCGAGACCGGCCACTTCGGAGTGGGGCTGGTTGGTGACGCCGACGTTCCAGTCGGCTTCCTCGTAGACGTCGAAGGGAACCTTCTCGGAGCCGACGACGAGTAAGAGCGACTCGCCCTCGGTCGCGTGGGCCGACCGAATCTCGTCCTCGACGTCTTGGACGCGCTCGCCGTACATCGTGAGGTGGACGACCCGCCCCTCCCAGTCGCGGATGACGGCTTGGGGCGACTCCGTGAGTTCGGCCTCGAAGGGGCCGCCAAACCGATCGGTGATGTCCGCGACGGTCTCGAGCGACTGGCCGGCGTTGTCGGGAAAGAGCACGCGGTCGGCACCCAGCGCCCGCGCGGTCAGTCCGACGTGGGTCGTCATCCGATCGTCCCGACCGGGGCGGTGGCCGAGCCGGAGGACGACGACCTCGCTATCGTCGTGCATGTGCGAACTCACTCTCGGACGGGGTTAGGGGGTTTCGTTTTCCAACCGAACTTTTTGTGCCTCGGGTTCGCTCGTGGTTCGAGAGACCGGAGGCCTCTCGTCATCACGAAAGACGCTTCGCGTCTTTCGAACGACTTTGCTTGCTCACCGCTCGTCTGCTCACGGGCGCGTAGCGCCCGTTCGCATGGCCCGCGGGACCGAAGGTCCCGCGCTGGCACAAAAACGACCTCAGAAATCGGAGATTTCTGATGGGCCCGCGAGAGCAGAGCTCTCGCGGACTTCGATGAAAAACGCCGAGAGAGCGAAGCTCTCTCGAGCCCTCGTTCGTTCCTTCGGAACTCACGAGGAAGACCGAGCGCGCCAAGGGCGCGCTCGGTGAACCGCTCGCTTCGCGAGCGGATGCTGCGCTGCACCCACCGATCGGTTCGTTCCCCTCTCGTGCCCCGATCAGTCGTGACCTGACACGATTCGAGGCTCGAGAACGCTTATACTGTTGTGCCTACCAGTCACAGGCTATGGAGAAGGTCAACGAATCGACGCTTGATTGGAACGAGTCCGATCACGGGGAGACTGCGTTCCGTCGAAAGGAGCTCTCGAGCGCCGTCGACGCCGACGACCTCGGCTGCAGCCTCTACGAACTGCCGGCCGGGATGCGGTCGTGGCCCTATCACTACCACACGGCCAACGAGGAGGCGATCTACGTGCTGGCGGGCGACGGCCAACTCAAAGCCGAAGACGGCCTCGAGCCGCTTTCGGCCGGCGACTACGTGGCGCTCCCGGCGGACGAACGCGGCGGTCACAGGGTCGTCAACGACGGCGAGGAGCCGCTCCGGTATCTGGCGATATCGACGATGAACGAGCCGGATATAACCGTCTACCCCGAGATGGAGAAATTCGGCGTCTTCGTCGGTTCACCGCCGGGCGGCCGCGACGAGCGGTCGCTCGAGGGCTACTACAACCTCGACGACGAGACGGCGTACTGGGACGAGTAGCGGGTCGGAGCCGGCCTCGAGCGGCGGTCGACGACCGGCCTCTCCGATAGGCTTTTTCGGTCCCCTGCGAAAGGGTCACACTATGGTCGCTTTCAGGAACCGGGTGGTGCGCCGATGACGGGTGCCGGTGAGTGGCTCCGGACCGCACGGGAGGAGCGGTGGGGGATACTGACGGACCTCGCGTTCGCGGTCGTCTGGGTGACGATCGTCGAGACGGTCAACTACCTGCTCGGGCCGCCGACGTTGGTGTACTACATGCTCATGCTCGCGGGAATCGTCGCGTACTTCGGGTTCATCTGGAACTTCGAACTCGCGACCAGACGCCAGAACCAGTAGTCTCGACGGCCGGTTCTGGACCGGTTGCTCGGACGACCCCGTCAAAGTAGCACCGACAGCGCCGCCGACTGTTCTCGCCGCCTGCCGGATCGGATTCGCCGTCGCTACCCGAGTGGCGTCGCGAAAAAAGCTGCGTCCCGATCGATTAGTCGCTTTCGTCCGTATCGATGACGAGGACCGGTGCGCGGGTCGAGCGGAGCGTCCGTTCGGTCACGCTGCCGAGCAGCGCCCGTCTGACGCCCGACCGGCCGTGCGATCCCATGACGACGAGATCGATTCCGTTGTCGGCGACGTAGTTGGCGATCATGTCGTGGGGCCGTCCCGCCGAGACGTGCTCGACGGTTTCGATCCCCCGTTCGGCCGCGCGGTCGGCTACGTAGCCGGTGGCGCGTTCGGCGCGTTCCCGCACCTCGTCCATCTCGCCGTAGTGGCCCTGCTCGATGCGGTCGAGTTGCTCGCCGCCGAGGCTGAGACTCATCGCGTTGGTATCAACCACGTACAGGGCGTGTACATCGGCCCCGTACTGTTCGGCGAGATCGAGCGCGTGCTCGACCGCCATCTCGGCCGTGTCGCTCCCGTCGGTCGGAACGAGTATGCGTTCGTACATTGTCTTAGTCGTCCGCGGGGGTCTCGCCCCCGTCGGTCACGACGTCTTCGGCAGTCTGTTGCTGGCGCATCGGTTCGGGGCTGTGACACTGCCGAACGACGCGCTTGGTCTCCATCGGCGGTTCGTCGGTCATCAGCGAGACGATGATGGTCACCGCGAAGACGATCGGCAGCGTGATGAGCGCCGACCCGATGGCCGGCATCCACTGGGCCAGCCCCGCCGACAGCGGGGCCTCGAGCGAGGAGACGTAGTTCGGCACGATCTCGTTGATCATCGGGATCGACCAGCCAACGAGCCCGGTGGTCATGCCGGCGAGTGCGCCCGGACGGTTGGCGTTCTCCCACCACATCCCGAGGAAGAACATCGGGAACAGCACGGAGCCGGCCAGCGCGAACGCGTAGCCGACGAGCGCGGCGATCGACGACGCGGGGTCGAGTGCGGCCAGCGTCGTCAGCACGCCGAGCGCGACGATCGAGAGGCGACCGACGAAGATCTGCTGGCGCTGGGTCGCGTCCTCGTTGATGATGTTCGTGTAGATGTCGTGGCTGATCGCCGAGGAACCGGCGATGAAGAGGCCGGCGATCGTCGCGATCGCCGCGGCGATCCCGCCGGCCGCGATCAGTCCGACGAACCACTGGGGCAGGTTCGACAGCTGGGCCGCCAGCACGACGATGACCTCACTGGCTGCACCGGTCATGCCGGGGTCGCCGTAGGTCGGGTTGACGTTCTGCGTGTAGAGGTCGGTCCCGAACGCCGCGAACGCCGGGGCGCTCCAGTAGAGGATGCAGATGAAGAACAGCCCCCAAACCGTCGACCAGCGGGCCGTTCGTTCGCTCTCGACCGTGTAGAACCGCACCAGCACGTGGGGCAGTCCGCAGGTCCCGACGATCAGCGAGAACGTGGTCGCGACCCAGAGGTAGTAACTCGAGGTCGCGAACGGCTCGGAGAACTCGCTGCCGAGGTCGTCGATCAGCATCCCGTACTCGAGTTGGGGTAGCACCGTCGAGTAGCCGTTCGTGTAGCCGACGACGAGCAGGCCGACCACGAACGCCAGAATGAGGATGACGTACTGGACAGCCTGGTTCTTCGTCGCGCCCATCATACCGGACAGCGTCAGGTACGCGACGGTGATGATCATCATGGCGACGACCATCACCTGGTAGCCGTCGAGGCCGGGGATGAGGCCGCCGTAGTCACCGAAGATGTACAGGCCGACGAGCGCCATGCCCTTTGCCTGCCCGATGGCGTAGACGAACCCGATGAGGAACGTCGTCACGGCCGCGATGGCGCGTGCGCTGTCGGAGTTGAATCGATCACCGACGAAGTCGGGTGCCGTGTACTTCCCGAACCGGCGCAGCTGTGCGGCCATGAAGATCAGGAGGATGAAGTAACCCGTCGTCCAGCCGACGACGTACACCAGCCCGTAGAAGCCGGCCAGTGCGATCGAGGCCGCCATCCCGAGGTAGGAGGCCGCCGACATCCAGTTCGCGCCGATCGCCATCCCGTTCTCCAGATTCCCGATGGAGCGGCCGGCGACCCACATGTCCTCGGTGTCGGCCACGCGGAAGACGAAGCCGATGGCGAGGAACAGGCCCAGCATCCCAACCACGAGGAGCGCGGGGAGAATCTTGAACGAGATGTCCATCGCCTCCGGGAGGAGACTCTCCTGTAACGGAACGACCGGAACGCCCGTCATTCGTCGACACCTCCGTCAGAGCGTTGCTCCGACGAGGCTCGCGATTCGTCGGATCGCTCACCGCCGTCAGCAGCAGCGGCCTCGCCGCCGCGGCTGGTTCCGCCGGCGGTCGCGTGATCGATGCCGTACTTCTCGTCTAACGCGTCGCGCTTTCGCGAGTACCAGAACGACAGGATCAGCGCGCTGGTCGGCGCGCCGAAGGCGACGAGGAAGTAGTGCAGCGGGAAGCCGAGCACCGGCATCTGCGTCGTCATCGCGTCGGTCGCGAGGTACGTCGCCGTCACCGGGCCCCAGACCGCGAGGATCCAGATGGCGAAGCCGGTCCAGACGATGCGCAGGTGATCGCGCATGAACGGCGTACTCGGGTTCAGCAGGTTCACCTCCGAGCCGAGGTAGTCGGTGTTTCGGTGGGCTTGGCCGGCCTGTCCGGCCACGCCACCGTCCGTTGCGGTTCGGTTGTCGGCTGAGTCGTGAGTGTTATTATCTGGCATATGTATGCGAATCGTGTGAGTGTGTCGTTGTTGAATCTCGAAAATCGAACGGCGATCGATTAGTCGGTCGCTACCTGGTCTGCGATGTCGTCGACGACGTCCGGATTACGCAGCGTCGAGGTGTTCCCGAGTTCGTTACCGCTCGCGATGTCCTCGAGCAGGCGACGCATGATCTTGCCCGAGCGCGTCTTGGGCAGTTCGTGCGTGAAGACGACCTCCTCGGGCTTGGCGATCGGCCCGATGGAGTCGAGGACGGCCTCGACGGCCCGCTCCTCGAGTTCCTCGTTGCCCTCGTAGCCGTCTTCGGGGATGGCGTAGACGTAGACGGCCTCGCCTTTGACCTCGTGGTCGCCGCCGACGACGGCGGCTTCGGCGATTCCCTCGACGCCGACCACGGCGGACTCAATCTCCATGGTGCCAAGCCGGTGGCCGGAGACGTTGATCACGTCGTCGACCCGGCCGAGGATGGTGATGTAGCCGTCGTCGTCGATCTTCGCGCCGTCCTCGGGGAAGTAGACCCACTCGTCTGCCTCCTCGTCGGAGTACTCCTGCCAGTACTCCTCGAGGAACCGCTCGTCGTTGTTGTACAGCGTGCGGAGCATGCCGGGCCACGGGTTGTCGACCGTGACGTAGCCGGCCTGTCCGGCGTCTACTTCCTCGCCTTCGGCGTCGACCACGCGAGCGTCGATCCCCGGCAGCGGTGGGCCGGCGGAGCCGGGTTTCATGGTGTTGACTCCCGGCAGCGTCGTGATCATCATGCCCCCGGTTTCGGTCTGCCACCAGGTGTCGACGATCGGGCACTCCTCGTTGCCGATGTGCTTGTAGTACCACTTCCACGCGCGCGGATTGATCGGTTCCCCGACGGTGCCGAGCAGCCGCAGCGAGGAGAGGTCGTGGTTCTGCGTGTACTCCTCGCCCCACTTCATGAACGCGCGGATGGCCGTCGGCGCGGTGTAGAAGATGTCGACGCCGTTCTTCTCGACGATCTCCCACAGCCGGTCCTTCTCGGGGTAGTCCGGCGTCCCCTCGTACATCACGCTCGTCGTCCCCAGCGCGAGGGGGCCGTAGACGATGTAGGAGTGACCGGTGATCCAGCCGATGTCGGCCGAGCACCAGTAGGTGTCATCAGCCTCGATATCGAGGACTGCGTGGCTCGTCCACGCCGTGTAGGCGAGGTAGCCGCCGGTGGTGTGCTTGACACCCTTCGGCTCGCCGGTCGTCCCCGAGGTGTACATCAGGAACAGCATGTCCTCGGCGTCCCGGGAGACCGGCTCGACCGTCGACCCCTCGTGTTCGGCGACGAGTTCGTCGTAGTCGTGCTGGTTCTCCGCGAGGTCGTGCTCTAAGTCGTCGCCCAGTCGGTCGACGACCACGACATCGGAGACCTCGTGCTCGACCCCCTCGAGGCCCTCGTTGGTCTTCGAGATGTGATCGAGCGCGTCGCCGCGACGGTAGTAGCCGTCGCAGGTGACCAGATACTCGCTGTCGGCCGAGTTCATCCGCGTCGCCAGCGCGTCGGCCGAGAAGCCGGCGAAGACCACGCTATGCGGTGCGCCGATGCGGGCACACGCCAGCATCGCGATGGGCAGCTCCGGCACCATCGGCATGTACAGCGTGACGACGTCGTCCTCCTCGACGCCGAGGTCGCGCAGCGTCGCGGCGAAGTCCTCGACCTCGTCCAAGAGTTCGTCGTAGGTGAAGGTTCGCGTCTCCCCGAGTTCGCCCTCCCACTCGATCGCGACGCTGTCGCCGCGTCCTTCCTCTACGTGCCGATCGAGACAGTTGTACGACGCGTTGAGTTTCCCGTCGGTGAACCACTCGTAAAACGGCGCGTTGTCGTCCTCGAGCACGGAATCGTACTCCTCGTCCCACGAGAGGAGGTCGGCCGCACGCTCCCAACACTCCGGCCAGTTCTCCTCGAACTCCTCGTAGATCCCCGGATCAGAGACGTTTGCCTGCTCGACGAACGACTCGGGCGGCTCGAACGCCTCCTGCTCCGCGAGTCGTGCCTCGAGGTTGGCATTGTCCTGTGACATGGTACACCCACTCAATCGAGTACATCCATAGTAAAGGCGGCCTCTAGTTGTGCAAAATCGACCCGATACTCGGAGGGGAACCTAGCATATATTGACTATATTAGGTCCTGATAGCCGACCGCCGCCCCCGAACGTTCGGGTTTTCGAGTGCGAAACGGGGGTTCCGAGCGATAACAGATGACAATGAACGTGTATTTTGGCGCTGAATTCGTCCGGAACCGACGGACTCTCTAGAGACTTAGTCTCGATGGCCGACGGTGTGCGGTCACGGCCTACCCGTCCGGATCGTCGAGGAACGTCCGGAGCAGTTCGTGTTGGCCCTTCCGAAGGTGGTTGTGCAGTGTCGGCGAGGAGACCCCCATTGCGTCGGCGACTTCCTCGGCCGTGCTCTCCCGTGGCCAGTCGTAGTAACCGCCGAAGTAGGCCGCTCGGAGCGCGGCCTCCTGTCGGTCGGTCAGCCGGTCCTCGAGGCCCTCACGGAACTCGCGGGCCGTCTGGACGGTCCGTTCGGCCTCGCGTTTCCCGAGCAGTTCGGAGTCGGGAAACGCCGAGCGGAGGCCGTCGATGATCGTCCGGAGGTCGGCGTCGGCCGCGCAGTCGCCGGTGAGCGTCGCCGCGCCGGCCTCGAAGATCGCTTCGTGGACGGTCACGCCGTACTCGGTCAGCGTGACGATGGGACAGGAGCCCTCGATGACGAACTCGACGCGCCAGCCGTCCTCGTCGGTCTCGACTAGCCGGCAGTCCTCGATCCCGGGCGCGGCGTCGGCGAGGTCGAAGACGTCGGCGGGCGACGCCCCCTCGAGCCGGACGTAGTAGAGCTGGGTCGACTCGTCGATCGGGACCAGCGAGTCGAGTTCGAACCGGCAGTCGAGTTGGCGCGAGGCGTCGACGAAAAAGGAGCGGTCGTCCCGACAGGCGACCTCGAGTTCGATCACGCGATCGGACAACAGGAGGTTCCGCCGGCGAATGGCGGCGATGGCGTAGCCGACCTGTCGGCCGATCGTCGCGAGCCACGTGCGCTCGTCCTCTCCGAACGCCGCCGGTCGGTCGGTCGCGACCGAGAGCGTCCCGTAGACGGTATCGCCGTACGCGAGCGGGACTTTCGCGACGGCCCCCGCAAACGAATCGCCGTCCTCGAGCGTCGCCGTCACGTCATCCGCGACCGTAACCGCCTCGTCCCGCGACCGGGCGGTCTCCGTCGGCTCCGCATCCGCAAGGGACTCGACCGGCTCGTCCGCCCGCCACTCGTCGGGAACGAGCCGCTCGACCGCATCCGGATCGATCCCGCCGGACGCGCGCCACTCCCGGCGGCGATCCGAAATCGTCGCCCGGTCGATCCACGCGGCGTCGTAGGCCTCCCCGTCGGTGAGCGCGGTACACGTCGTCGTCTCGACCTCTTCGTGATCGGTCGACTCGAGCAGCGCGTCGGTCACGTCCCAGTGTCGCCGGGCGACCGCGTACAGCCCCTCGAGTTCGTCGCGGCGCTCCCGGACGGTCTCGAGTTCCTCGTGGGCGGCCGTTCCGTCGCGGACGAAGACGGCGAAGCCGCGGTGGCGGCCCCGATCGTCCCGCAGCGGCGAGACGACTTCGGTCGCGCGAAAGCGCGAGCCGTCCTTGTGGACCCGCCAGCCGTCGGTTTCGCAGCCGGACTCCTCGACGGCCCGCGAGAGCGTGCGGTCGGGCGCGCCGTCCTCGACGGCGTCGTCGGTGTAGAACGCGGAGACGTGCGTGCCGACGATCTCGCCGGCGCGGTAGCCGAACAGCGCGGCCGCGCTCCGGTTCCAGCGTTCGACGTAGCCGTCCGCATCGAGGCGGACGAGCGCGTACCGGTCGCTCGCGGCCAACAGGAGCCGGACGACGCTGTCGTCGCTCACCGCGGGCCCGGTCTGGGGATCGCCGGATCGGGGACCCGACGGCTCCTCGACGGCGTCGAATGCGTCGACGATCTGGGAGTCGGTCGGCTCGGGCAGGTAGGACTCGAGGGCTTCGAAGCTGCGCCAGCCGCCTGCGGTCTTGACGACACGGGGGTTCACGTCGTGGTCGACCAGCGCGGTGTGGGCGAAGTACTGGCGGAGATCGCTCGTAGAGATATCGGCGAGACTGCGGTCGTCGGCCAGTTCGCTCGCTCGTTCGGCGACGTCCGAGACCAGCATCTGTAGCCGGCGGGGCGTCACGGTGAAGATCAGGTCGTCCGTCGAGAGGTCGTTACTGCGGGCGTAGCGTCGGAGTTCCCGTTCGACGCGGGTCGGCAGGTACGCTGTTCGGGACTCTCGCTCGTCGTCGGTCGGCACCCGGATCAGGTACCGC from Natrinema versiforme includes these protein-coding regions:
- a CDS encoding bacterio-opsin activator domain-containing protein; the encoded protein is MSLEGSVGDVLGRREYESLLDAAETYREALVIRLCGDVGLRPVELTRLTIDDIDQVRIDPPRYLIRVPTDDERESRTAYLPTRVERELRRYARSNDLSTDDLIFTVTPRRLQMLVSDVAERASELADDRSLADISTSDLRQYFAHTALVDHDVNPRVVKTAGGWRSFEALESYLPEPTDSQIVDAFDAVEEPSGPRSGDPQTGPAVSDDSVVRLLLAASDRYALVRLDADGYVERWNRSAAALFGYRAGEIVGTHVSAFYTDDAVEDGAPDRTLSRAVEESGCETDGWRVHKDGSRFRATEVVSPLRDDRGRHRGFAVFVRDGTAAHEELETVRERRDELEGLYAVARRHWDVTDALLESTDHEEVETTTCTALTDGEAYDAAWIDRATISDRRREWRASGGIDPDAVERLVPDEWRADEPVESLADAEPTETARSRDEAVTVADDVTATLEDGDSFAGAVAKVPLAYGDTVYGTLSVATDRPAAFGEDERTWLATIGRQVGYAIAAIRRRNLLLSDRVIELEVACRDDRSFFVDASRQLDCRFELDSLVPIDESTQLYYVRLEGASPADVFDLADAAPGIEDCRLVETDEDGWRVEFVIEGSCPIVTLTEYGVTVHEAIFEAGAATLTGDCAADADLRTIIDGLRSAFPDSELLGKREAERTVQTAREFREGLEDRLTDRQEAALRAAYFGGYYDWPRESTAEEVADAMGVSSPTLHNHLRKGQHELLRTFLDDPDG